The Thermanaerovibrio acidaminovorans DSM 6589 genome contains a region encoding:
- a CDS encoding methyl-accepting chemotaxis protein gives MRFLRSFRSSVRIWFILVLGLAVALGSHWLPTPFAVGLAAAYLLVAGLVGHSIYAPVGDMERGMREISSRLDLTFRTFTWAGDEVGEVSRSVNSFLTALDEAMGKVKGAHGRNEQAASKLAEASNRLGQLAGEVVRSIGDSRARVSRAASSIEEINAGVEEVAAGAQTVAQRSSDMAEQAASATRAGEAGLASVKEATEVIGSLAEEAVGSSKRVRELAERAHQIQSIVGSISQIADQTNLLALNAAIEAARAGEAGRGFAVVAEEVRKLAEESNQAAKNIAQLAGVIVNDLEEVVRSVDRTAERADLARERAASVDSSIRSIQESLRSISMATQDMAAVAQEQAASSQEIAESVQGAADMVMEVDRAFEVLARVSEEFKGATGSVEGAMRDLEATAKELGRAIGAFKISGASSVPALRG, from the coding sequence ATGCGTTTCCTCCGTTCCTTCCGCTCCTCCGTTCGTATCTGGTTCATACTGGTGCTGGGCCTTGCGGTGGCCCTGGGGTCCCACTGGCTTCCCACCCCCTTCGCGGTGGGGCTTGCGGCGGCGTACCTGTTGGTGGCGGGCCTGGTGGGGCACTCCATATACGCCCCGGTGGGGGACATGGAGAGGGGCATGAGGGAGATAAGCTCCAGGCTGGACCTCACGTTCAGGACCTTCACCTGGGCTGGGGACGAGGTGGGGGAGGTGAGCCGGTCGGTGAACTCCTTCCTGACCGCCCTGGACGAGGCCATGGGGAAGGTCAAGGGGGCCCATGGCAGGAACGAGCAGGCGGCGTCCAAGCTGGCGGAGGCGTCGAACCGGCTGGGGCAGCTGGCGGGTGAGGTGGTCCGGTCCATAGGGGACTCCAGGGCCAGGGTTAGCCGGGCCGCCTCGTCCATAGAGGAGATAAACGCCGGAGTGGAGGAGGTGGCCGCCGGGGCCCAGACGGTGGCCCAGCGGAGCAGCGACATGGCGGAGCAGGCCGCGTCCGCCACCAGGGCCGGGGAGGCGGGGCTTGCGTCGGTCAAGGAGGCCACGGAGGTCATAGGTTCCCTGGCGGAGGAGGCGGTGGGGTCCTCCAAGCGGGTCAGGGAGCTGGCGGAGCGGGCCCATCAGATCCAGTCCATCGTGGGCAGCATCTCCCAGATAGCGGATCAGACCAACCTTTTGGCGCTGAACGCCGCCATCGAGGCGGCCCGTGCCGGGGAGGCGGGCCGGGGCTTTGCAGTGGTGGCCGAGGAGGTCCGGAAGCTGGCGGAGGAGAGCAACCAGGCGGCCAAGAACATAGCCCAGCTGGCGGGGGTCATAGTGAACGACCTGGAGGAGGTGGTCCGCTCGGTGGACAGGACCGCGGAGCGGGCGGACCTGGCCCGGGAGAGGGCCGCCTCGGTGGACAGTTCCATCCGGTCCATCCAGGAGTCCTTGAGGAGCATAAGCATGGCCACCCAGGACATGGCGGCGGTGGCCCAGGAGCAGGCGGCGTCCAGCCAGGAGATAGCCGAGTCGGTCCAGGGGGCGGCGGACATGGTTATGGAGGTGGACAGGGCCTTCGAGGTCCTGGCCCGGGTCTCCGAGGAGTTCAAGGGGGCGACGGGATCCGTGGAGGGGGCCATGAGGGACCTGGAGGCCACCGCGAAGGAGCTGGGCCGGGCCATAGGGGCCTTCAAGATATCCGGCGCCTCGTCGGTTCCCGCCCTGAGGGGCTGA
- a CDS encoding DegT/DnrJ/EryC1/StrS family aminotransferase: MRESFLPFSRPSIGEEEVSAVREVLLSGWITTGPVTQRFEEEFARLVGAAHGVSVSSATAGLQIALMALGVGPGDQVITTPMTFAATVNAIIYTGATPVLVDVEGDTLNMDPSKIEGAITDRTRAIMPVHFAGLPVDLDPIREIASRHRLHLVEDCAHAIGSAYKGRPIGSSPSPLGVFSFHPAKNMTTAEGGIIVTDREDLADACRVMRQHGMSKGAWKRFAQSGRPDYEIVSPGIKANLTDLQSAIGLEQLKKLSHFQERRSQIAQIYDSELRGLKGLITPGTPRYPHVHGHHLYWVMLKTEELGMSREEVMARLKEMNIGTGVHYKAVHHHVRYREFGWSDQDLPNASYASSRVMSIPLFPEMTREDAMDVVRALWEVCR, translated from the coding sequence ATGAGAGAAAGCTTCCTTCCCTTCTCCCGCCCCTCCATAGGGGAGGAGGAGGTGAGCGCCGTCCGGGAGGTCCTGCTGTCCGGGTGGATCACCACCGGCCCGGTCACCCAGAGGTTTGAGGAGGAGTTCGCCCGGCTGGTGGGGGCCGCCCACGGGGTGTCGGTCTCGTCCGCCACCGCGGGTCTTCAGATCGCCCTGATGGCCCTGGGGGTGGGCCCCGGCGACCAGGTGATAACCACCCCCATGACCTTCGCCGCCACGGTGAACGCCATAATCTACACCGGAGCTACCCCGGTTCTGGTGGACGTGGAGGGGGACACCCTCAACATGGACCCGTCGAAGATCGAGGGAGCCATCACGGATCGCACCCGGGCCATAATGCCGGTCCACTTCGCCGGGCTCCCGGTGGACCTGGACCCCATCCGGGAGATCGCATCCCGGCACCGGCTTCACCTGGTGGAGGACTGCGCCCACGCCATAGGCTCCGCCTACAAGGGGCGCCCCATCGGCTCCTCCCCCAGCCCGCTGGGGGTCTTCAGCTTCCACCCCGCCAAAAACATGACCACCGCCGAGGGGGGAATTATCGTCACCGATCGGGAGGACCTGGCGGACGCGTGCCGGGTGATGCGCCAGCACGGCATGTCCAAGGGGGCCTGGAAGAGGTTCGCCCAATCGGGCAGGCCGGACTACGAGATCGTCTCCCCGGGGATCAAGGCCAACCTGACGGACCTCCAGTCCGCCATAGGGCTGGAGCAGCTCAAGAAGCTGAGCCACTTCCAGGAGAGGCGCTCCCAGATAGCCCAGATATACGACTCGGAGCTCCGGGGACTCAAGGGCCTCATCACCCCCGGCACCCCCCGGTACCCCCACGTGCACGGGCACCACCTCTACTGGGTGATGCTCAAGACCGAGGAGCTTGGCATGTCCCGGGAGGAGGTCATGGCCCGGCTCAAGGAGATGAACATAGGCACTGGGGTCCACTACAAGGCGGTGCACCACCACGTGAGGTACCGGGAGTTCGGCTGGAGCGACCAGGACCTGCCCAACGCCTCCTACGCCTCCAGCCGGGTCATGTCCATCCCCCTCTTCCCGGAGATGACCCGGGAGGACGCCATGGACGTGGTTAGGGCCCTGTGGGAGGTATGCCGATGA
- a CDS encoding glycosyltransferase family 39 protein, whose translation MSTFRSHAAALAALVTLLSLVYFYNLGGWGLIEPDEGRYSEIPREMIASGDWVTPRLNGVKYFEKPVMYYWMVASSLKAFGPSELSARIPCAASALLGAMGTYAMGASYGPSAAFLGAFITGTGFLWFALAHITLTDMALGAFMTLSMVLIFKGLTGSRPALWLGYAAMGLSVLTKGLIGIVLPGLVFLTWIALTRRWRLILKGISPVGILAFLGVAGPWFYRVIKANPDFAWFFFVHEHLLRYSTMVSNRYQPWWFFLAILPVALLPWTGTVLQGVVSALGELRYLRSDVSSRIRDHETPSEAEEALFMLLWAAVILAFFSASRSKLIPYMVPAMPPLGLLGGIFLDRGLYGRRYGAVSLGFGITAVLMVLLGAALIVYPSYQDRFDPQALRQLGAVVGSVTIACGVIPLGVALMRRSPVAIGCVAAIVFLLAMKQVFPLVAQARSPKALASMAQPLVTPDSRVIIYKDYDQAIPFYLNRTVTLVQEGGDYGELTFGYRAERPSWFTDPKGLQEMWQAEACVMILRPEHLQEIQQLGLKYQVAGQDPAYYGKMILVNR comes from the coding sequence ATGTCCACCTTCAGAAGCCATGCGGCCGCCCTGGCGGCGCTGGTGACGCTCCTGAGCCTGGTCTACTTCTACAACCTGGGCGGATGGGGCCTCATCGAGCCCGACGAGGGCCGGTACAGCGAGATCCCCCGGGAGATGATCGCCTCCGGCGACTGGGTGACCCCCAGACTAAACGGGGTCAAGTACTTCGAGAAGCCCGTCATGTACTACTGGATGGTGGCCTCCTCCCTCAAGGCCTTCGGCCCGTCGGAGCTGTCCGCCCGGATCCCCTGCGCCGCCTCCGCCCTCCTGGGGGCCATGGGCACCTACGCCATGGGGGCCAGCTACGGTCCCTCCGCCGCCTTCCTGGGGGCCTTCATCACCGGCACCGGCTTCCTATGGTTCGCCCTGGCCCACATAACCCTCACCGACATGGCGCTGGGGGCCTTCATGACCCTCTCCATGGTGCTAATCTTCAAGGGCCTCACCGGATCAAGACCCGCCCTATGGCTGGGCTACGCCGCCATGGGGCTGTCGGTGCTCACCAAGGGGCTCATAGGCATCGTCCTCCCCGGGCTGGTCTTCCTCACCTGGATAGCCCTCACCCGGCGGTGGCGCCTGATCCTCAAGGGCATCTCCCCGGTGGGGATCCTAGCCTTCCTGGGGGTGGCGGGCCCCTGGTTCTACCGGGTCATCAAGGCCAACCCGGACTTCGCATGGTTCTTCTTCGTCCACGAACACCTGCTCAGGTACTCCACCATGGTCTCCAACCGCTACCAGCCCTGGTGGTTCTTCCTGGCCATCCTCCCGGTGGCGCTACTCCCCTGGACCGGCACGGTCCTTCAGGGGGTCGTATCCGCCCTGGGGGAGCTCAGGTACCTGAGATCCGACGTGTCGAGCCGCATCAGGGACCACGAGACCCCATCGGAGGCGGAGGAGGCCCTGTTCATGCTCCTGTGGGCGGCGGTGATCCTGGCCTTCTTCTCCGCCTCCAGGTCCAAGCTGATCCCCTACATGGTGCCCGCCATGCCCCCCCTGGGGCTCCTGGGGGGCATCTTCCTGGACCGGGGGCTGTACGGCCGCCGATACGGCGCCGTGTCTCTGGGCTTCGGCATCACCGCGGTCCTGATGGTCCTCCTGGGGGCGGCCCTGATTGTGTACCCCTCCTACCAGGACCGGTTCGACCCCCAAGCACTAAGACAACTGGGGGCGGTGGTGGGGTCCGTCACCATCGCCTGCGGCGTGATCCCCCTGGGGGTGGCCCTCATGAGGCGGAGCCCGGTGGCCATAGGGTGCGTGGCGGCCATCGTATTCCTCCTGGCCATGAAGCAGGTGTTCCCCCTGGTGGCCCAGGCCAGGTCCCCAAAGGCGCTGGCCTCCATGGCCCAACCCCTGGTTACCCCCGATAGCCGGGTGATCATCTACAAGGACTACGACCAGGCAATCCCCTTCTACCTGAACCGGACCGTCACCCTGGTCCAGGAGGGGGGCGACTACGGGGAGCTCACCTTCGGCTACCGGGCCGAGAGGCCCAGCTGGTTCACGGACCCCAAGGGGCTCCAGGAGATGTGGCAGGCGGAGGCCTGCGTTATGATCCTCCGGCCGGAACATCTACAGGAGATCCAACAACTGGGATTAAAATACCAGGTGGCAGGCCAGGATCCCGCCTACTACGGGAAAATGATATTGGTCAACCGTTGA
- a CDS encoding glycosyltransferase yields the protein MIDVSIVIPVYNEEESLPDLFGRLFPVVEALDRPAEVIFVNDGSSDGSLRMLLEEARRKDYVRVVDFNGNFGQHMAIMAGFSMARGDKIITLDADLQNPPEEIPRIVAEMDRGHDMVGTYRAMRKDPAITRKIPSKLVNWVTNRITGLNIRDYGCMLRGYDRRIVDLINMCKETTTFLPALGKRFAQNPVEIPVSHEERHKGTSKYGLYQLIRLNFDLMTGFSMVPLQAVTITGLLVSVGSLVFALYLLIRRLLVGSEAEGLFTLMAINFFLMGILLFGVGIAGEYVGRIYLEVRQRPRYLIRAVYPEDPKP from the coding sequence ATGATCGACGTCTCCATCGTCATACCGGTCTACAACGAGGAGGAGTCCCTCCCGGACCTCTTCGGGCGGCTCTTCCCGGTGGTGGAGGCCCTAGATAGGCCCGCGGAGGTGATATTCGTCAACGATGGCAGCTCCGACGGGTCCCTAAGGATGTTGCTGGAGGAGGCCCGCCGGAAGGACTACGTGCGGGTGGTAGACTTCAACGGCAACTTCGGCCAGCACATGGCCATAATGGCCGGGTTCTCCATGGCCAGGGGGGACAAGATAATAACCTTGGACGCGGACCTGCAGAACCCGCCGGAGGAGATACCCCGCATCGTGGCGGAGATGGACCGGGGACACGACATGGTGGGCACCTACCGGGCCATGCGAAAGGACCCGGCAATAACCCGCAAGATACCCTCAAAGCTGGTTAACTGGGTAACCAACCGGATAACGGGGCTCAACATAAGGGACTACGGCTGCATGCTCCGGGGCTACGACCGGCGGATCGTGGACCTGATAAACATGTGCAAAGAGACCACCACGTTCCTGCCCGCCCTGGGGAAGCGGTTCGCCCAGAACCCGGTGGAGATACCGGTCTCCCACGAGGAGCGGCACAAGGGGACCTCCAAGTACGGCCTCTACCAGCTGATCCGGCTGAACTTCGACCTGATGACCGGCTTCTCCATGGTGCCCCTCCAGGCGGTCACCATAACGGGCCTTCTGGTCTCCGTCGGCAGCCTGGTCTTCGCCCTCTACCTCCTGATCCGGCGCCTCCTGGTGGGATCCGAGGCGGAGGGGCTCTTCACCCTGATGGCCATAAACTTCTTCCTCATGGGGATCCTGCTCTTCGGCGTGGGGATAGCGGGGGAGTACG